One genomic window of Dama dama isolate Ldn47 chromosome 7, ASM3311817v1, whole genome shotgun sequence includes the following:
- the LOC133059378 gene encoding HLA class II histocompatibility antigen, DM beta chain, whose protein sequence is MTVLLPLLLGLSLGCTGAGGFVAHVESTCLLDDDGNPKDFSYCISFNKDLLTCWDPLQASMVPREFGVLNGLAKYLSQFLNSNDALIQRLSNGLQNCAAHTQPFWSSLTHRTRPPTVEVAKTTPFNTRESVMLACYVWGFYPADVIISWRRNEQEVLPHGRAHKIVQPNGDWTYQTVSHLATTPSFGDTYTCVVEHIGAPELILQDWTPGLSPVQTLKVSLSLVTLVLGLIVFVFGLRSWRRATSSGYIFLPGSNYPEGQHN, encoded by the exons ATGACTGTCCTCCTGCCGCTGCTGCTGGGCCTCAGCCTGGGCTGCACCGGAGCAG GTGGCTTTGTGGCACACGTGGAAAGCACCTGTCTGTTGGATGATGATGGGAATCCAAAAGACTTCTCGTATTGCATCTCCTTCAACAAGGATTTGCTGACCTGCTGGGATCCCCTGCAGGCCAGTATGGTTCCTCGTGAATTTGGGGTGCTGAACGGCTTGGCTAAGTACCTCTCACAGTTCCTCAACAGTAACGATGCCCTGATCCAGCGCTTGTCCAATGGTCTGCAGAACTGTGCTGCGCACACCCAGCCCTTCTGGAGCTCTCTGACCCACAGGACAC GACCGCCGACCGTAGAGGTAGCCAAAACCACTCCTTTTAACACGAGGGAGTCTGTGATGCTGGCCTGCTACGTGTGGGGCTTCTACCCAGCGGATGTGATCATATCATGGAGGAGGAACGAGCAGGAGGTCCTCCCTCACGGCAGGGCCCACAAGATCGTCCAGCCCAATGGAGACTGGACATACCAGACCGTCTCCCATTTGGCCACAACCCCCTCTTTTGGGGACACCTACACGTGCGTGGTCGAGCACATTGGGGCTCCTGAACTCATCCTTCAGGACTGGA CTCCTGGGCTGTCGCCTGTGCAGACGCTGAAGGTTTCCTTGTCGCTGGTAACGCTCGTCCTGGGCCTCATCGTCTTCGTTTTTGGTCTGCGCAGTTGGCGGAGAGCCACCTCCTCCG GCTACATTTTCCTTCCGGGGTCCAATTATCCAGAAG GTCAGCACAATTGA